The following coding sequences lie in one Aquabacterium olei genomic window:
- a CDS encoding c-type cytochrome has translation MKKLSTLVAAAALATLAAPAMASMELAQKKSCLACHGVEQKMIGPSYKDVAAKYKGQKGAEAKLVEKVLKGGKGAWGEIPMPANPQVSEAEAKELVHWILSLK, from the coding sequence ATGAAAAAACTGTCGACCCTCGTCGCCGCTGCTGCGCTGGCCACCCTCGCCGCCCCGGCCATGGCCAGCATGGAACTGGCCCAGAAGAAGTCCTGCCTGGCCTGCCATGGTGTCGAGCAGAAGATGATCGGCCCGTCCTACAAGGACGTGGCGGCCAAGTACAAGGGCCAGAAGGGCGCCGAAGCCAAGCTGGTTGAAAAGGTGCTGAAGGGTGGCAAGGGCGCCTGGGGCGAGATCCCGATGCCGGCCAACCCCCAGGTCAGCGAAGCCGAAGCCAAGGAACTGGTGCACTGGATCCTGTCGCTGAAGTGA
- a CDS encoding MarR family winged helix-turn-helix transcriptional regulator — protein sequence MSEPIATRINAPADVIGTSALPPQAAVVLRQFRVVFNAVKTHFQQLERQTGVGGAQLWALSVVAAEPGIVVGDLAQRMDIHQSTTSNLVRTLVSRGLMLSRRDEQDRRVVHLEISESGRALLSSVPGPMAGVLPQALAQLDEATLIRLHDDLATLIRTLGEDEHGEASRTPLAQL from the coding sequence GTGTCAGAACCGATTGCAACGCGCATCAATGCGCCTGCCGATGTCATCGGCACCAGCGCACTTCCACCCCAGGCGGCTGTGGTGCTGCGTCAGTTCCGCGTGGTCTTCAACGCGGTCAAGACGCACTTTCAGCAACTCGAGCGGCAGACCGGCGTCGGCGGGGCGCAGTTGTGGGCACTGAGCGTGGTGGCGGCCGAGCCGGGCATCGTCGTGGGTGATCTGGCGCAGCGGATGGACATCCACCAGTCGACCACCAGCAACCTCGTGCGCACACTGGTGTCGCGCGGGCTGATGCTGTCGCGCCGTGACGAGCAGGACCGCCGCGTCGTTCACCTGGAGATCAGCGAGAGCGGCCGTGCCTTGCTCTCCAGTGTGCCGGGGCCGATGGCCGGGGTGCTTCCCCAGGCTCTGGCCCAGCTCGATGAGGCCACGCTGATCCGCCTTCATGATGACCTGGCAACGCTGATCCGCACGCTGGGGGAGGACGAACATGGCGAGGCTTCGCGGACGCCGCTGGCGCAGTTGTGA
- the acs gene encoding acetate--CoA ligase: MTGTSTPPSLYPVPEAFASKARVGSRAAYDQLVAAAEADYSGYWANHARELLKWHKPFTKTLDESQAPFFKWFEDGELNASYNCLDRHVEAGLGDKVAIIFESDDGVVSKVTYKELLSRVSRLANVLKAQGVKKGDRVVLYLPMSVDGVVAMQACARIGATHSVVFGGFSAQSLRDRIEDAGAVLVITADEQKRGGKSLPLKTIVDEAFTLGGCDSVTQVLVVRRTGGDVPMVAGRDAWLDELTAQASDVCPPEWVGAEHPLFLLYTSGSTGKPKGVQHSTGGYLLHATLTTQWTFDLRPDDVFWCTADIGWVTGHSYVAYGPLSCGGTQVVFEGVPTYPDSARFWRMIEAHKVSIFYTAPTAIRALIKAAESNAEVHPKQFDLSSLRLLGTVGEPINPAAWEWYHREIGGGKCPIVDTFWQTETGGHMITPLPGAHDLAPGSCTLPFPGIDAAVVDETGKEVPWGQGGVLVVRKPWPSMIRNIWGDSERFKKSYYPADFGGKYYLAGDGAIRDAQTGYFTITGRIDDVLNVSGHRMGTMEIESALVSHPLVAEAAVVGRPDDLTGEAICAFVVLKRPRPTGDEAKQLASLLRNHVGQEIGPIAKPKDIRFGDNLPKTRSGKIMRRLLRVIAKGDAVTQDTSTLENPAILDQLAQSN, translated from the coding sequence ATGACTGGCACAAGCACCCCCCCCAGCCTCTATCCCGTTCCGGAAGCGTTTGCCAGCAAGGCCCGCGTCGGCAGCCGCGCAGCCTACGACCAACTGGTGGCCGCCGCCGAGGCCGATTACAGCGGTTATTGGGCGAACCACGCCCGCGAGTTGCTGAAGTGGCACAAACCGTTTACCAAAACCCTCGACGAGAGCCAGGCGCCTTTCTTCAAATGGTTTGAAGACGGCGAGCTGAACGCTTCCTACAACTGCCTGGACCGCCACGTCGAAGCCGGTCTGGGCGATAAGGTCGCCATCATTTTCGAGTCGGACGACGGCGTCGTCTCCAAGGTGACTTACAAGGAATTGCTGTCCCGCGTTTCCCGCCTGGCCAACGTACTGAAGGCGCAGGGCGTGAAGAAGGGTGACCGCGTCGTCCTGTATCTCCCGATGTCGGTGGACGGTGTGGTGGCCATGCAGGCCTGCGCCCGCATCGGCGCCACGCACTCGGTGGTGTTCGGTGGTTTCTCGGCCCAGTCGCTGCGCGACCGCATCGAGGACGCTGGTGCCGTGCTGGTCATCACCGCGGATGAACAGAAGCGTGGCGGCAAGAGCCTGCCGCTGAAGACCATCGTCGATGAGGCCTTCACCCTGGGTGGCTGCGACAGCGTCACCCAGGTGCTCGTGGTGCGCCGCACCGGCGGCGATGTGCCCATGGTGGCCGGCCGCGACGCCTGGCTCGACGAGCTGACCGCGCAGGCTTCCGATGTGTGCCCGCCGGAGTGGGTGGGCGCCGAGCACCCGCTGTTCCTGCTGTACACCTCCGGTTCGACCGGCAAGCCCAAGGGCGTCCAGCACAGCACCGGCGGCTACCTGCTGCACGCCACGCTGACCACGCAGTGGACCTTCGACCTGCGCCCTGACGACGTCTTCTGGTGCACGGCCGACATCGGCTGGGTCACGGGGCACAGCTACGTGGCCTACGGCCCGCTGTCGTGCGGGGGCACCCAGGTTGTCTTCGAAGGCGTGCCCACCTACCCGGATTCGGCCCGCTTCTGGCGCATGATCGAGGCCCACAAGGTCTCGATCTTCTACACGGCCCCCACCGCCATCCGCGCGCTGATCAAGGCTGCCGAATCGAACGCCGAAGTGCACCCCAAGCAGTTCGACCTCAGCAGCCTGCGCCTGCTGGGCACCGTGGGTGAGCCGATCAACCCGGCCGCCTGGGAGTGGTATCACCGCGAAATCGGCGGCGGCAAGTGCCCGATCGTCGACACCTTCTGGCAGACCGAAACGGGTGGCCACATGATCACGCCGCTGCCGGGCGCCCATGACCTGGCCCCCGGATCGTGCACGCTGCCGTTCCCCGGCATCGACGCCGCGGTGGTCGACGAAACCGGCAAGGAAGTGCCGTGGGGGCAGGGCGGCGTGCTGGTCGTGCGCAAGCCCTGGCCTTCGATGATCCGCAACATCTGGGGTGACTCGGAGCGCTTCAAGAAGAGCTACTACCCGGCCGATTTCGGCGGCAAGTACTACCTGGCTGGCGACGGCGCCATCCGCGACGCTCAGACCGGCTACTTCACCATCACGGGTCGCATTGACGACGTGCTGAACGTGTCGGGCCACCGCATGGGCACGATGGAAATCGAGTCGGCGCTGGTGTCGCACCCGCTGGTGGCCGAAGCCGCTGTGGTGGGCCGTCCGGACGACCTGACCGGCGAAGCCATCTGCGCCTTCGTGGTGCTCAAGCGTCCCCGCCCCACCGGCGACGAGGCCAAGCAACTGGCCTCGCTGCTGCGCAACCACGTGGGGCAGGAGATCGGCCCGATCGCCAAACCCAAGGACATCCGCTTCGGGGACAACCTCCCGAAGACGCGCTCCGGCAAGATCATGCGCCGCCTGCTGCGTGTGATCGCCAAGGGCGATGCCGTCACCCAGGACACCAGCACCCTGGAAAACCCGGCGATTCTCGATCAATTGGCTCAAAGCAATTGA
- a CDS encoding TIGR00645 family protein — protein MPKSPAAVPTPLGFVPRLIFASRWLQMPLYLGLILAQAVYVFHFWVELVHLVEAALGQPEALRAIFEASGQKASAAPTHLTETTIMLVVLGLIDVVMISNLLIMVIVGGYETFVSRMNLEGHPDQPEWLDHVNASVLKVKLATAIIGISSIHLLKTFINAENYSDKVLIAQTVIHIAFLFSAMAIAYTDRLLHPPAHH, from the coding sequence ATGCCCAAATCCCCCGCTGCAGTCCCGACGCCCCTCGGTTTCGTCCCCCGCCTGATCTTCGCCAGCCGCTGGCTCCAGATGCCGCTTTACCTGGGCTTGATCCTCGCCCAGGCGGTCTATGTCTTCCACTTCTGGGTCGAGCTCGTGCACCTCGTGGAGGCCGCGCTCGGCCAGCCCGAGGCGCTCAGGGCCATCTTCGAAGCCTCGGGCCAGAAAGCCAGCGCGGCTCCCACCCACCTCACCGAGACGACGATCATGCTGGTCGTCCTGGGCCTGATCGACGTGGTGATGATCTCCAACCTCCTGATCATGGTGATCGTGGGGGGCTACGAGACCTTCGTTTCGCGCATGAACCTCGAAGGCCACCCGGATCAGCCCGAGTGGCTGGACCACGTGAATGCCTCGGTGCTGAAGGTGAAGCTCGCCACGGCCATCATCGGCATCAGCTCCATCCACCTGCTCAAGACCTTCATCAACGCCGAGAACTACTCCGACAAGGTCCTGATTGCCCAGACGGTGATCCACATCGCCTTCCTGTTCTCGGCCATGGCCATTGCCTACACCGACCGCCTGCTGCACCCGCCTGCCCACCACTGA
- a CDS encoding chloride channel protein, whose product MKSRYPSDWLSDEARHELSDWRRWAARAVVLLFAALAGLGVISLTWLTEQALHAFGVLHARWQWAPLLWTPALTAGIVWITRRFAPGAAGSGIPQVLAAQDPAVPVEQRQLFVSVRLALAKVVLTAGGLLAGLSTGREGPSVQVAAGLMHHARRWLPARSPVNERGLLVAGGAAGIAAAFNTPLGGVMFAIEQLSRRPEDRASGLLIGAIVLAGLLAVSIHGNDTYFGRIDATALSWGLWGPGLMVAILCGLLGGLFSRLLIQSMRGGSDVFSRWRQRHPVRFAAGCGLAVAVIGIVTQGSTFGGGYGTTRALLQGQEPTHGLYVVLRMVVTWLSAWSGVPGGIFAPALTIGAGIGHDVAGWTGHAHPALIALGMAGFLAGATQNPFTAFIIVMEMVEGHAMVLSLMGCAMLSSGMARVISPPLYVALAELQLHRLPATPPGQQKGARRPLEDAADTAS is encoded by the coding sequence ATGAAGAGTCGCTACCCGTCGGACTGGCTGTCAGACGAAGCAAGGCACGAATTATCCGACTGGCGACGCTGGGCCGCGCGCGCCGTGGTCCTCCTTTTTGCGGCCCTGGCCGGGCTCGGGGTGATCAGCCTCACCTGGCTGACCGAACAGGCCCTGCACGCCTTCGGTGTCCTCCATGCGCGGTGGCAGTGGGCACCCCTGCTCTGGACGCCGGCGTTGACCGCCGGGATCGTCTGGATCACACGTCGCTTCGCGCCCGGCGCCGCCGGCTCCGGCATCCCCCAGGTGCTCGCGGCGCAGGACCCGGCTGTGCCTGTCGAGCAACGCCAGCTCTTCGTGTCGGTGAGGCTTGCACTGGCCAAGGTGGTTCTGACGGCCGGCGGCCTGCTCGCCGGGCTGTCGACCGGCCGGGAAGGTCCGTCGGTCCAGGTGGCCGCTGGGCTGATGCACCACGCCCGGCGCTGGCTGCCTGCCCGCAGCCCAGTCAACGAGCGCGGTCTGCTGGTGGCCGGCGGTGCGGCCGGCATCGCGGCGGCCTTCAACACCCCGCTGGGTGGTGTGATGTTCGCCATCGAGCAGCTCTCGCGCCGCCCGGAAGACCGGGCCAGCGGCCTGCTCATCGGGGCCATCGTCCTGGCGGGCCTGCTCGCCGTCTCCATCCACGGCAATGACACCTACTTCGGGCGCATCGACGCCACGGCCCTGTCGTGGGGGCTGTGGGGCCCCGGCCTGATGGTGGCGATTCTGTGCGGCCTGCTGGGTGGGCTGTTCTCCCGGCTGCTGATCCAGTCGATGCGCGGCGGGTCGGACGTTTTCAGCCGGTGGCGTCAACGGCATCCGGTGCGCTTTGCCGCCGGCTGCGGCCTTGCCGTGGCGGTCATCGGCATCGTCACGCAAGGCAGCACCTTTGGCGGTGGCTATGGCACGACGCGGGCCCTGCTGCAAGGCCAGGAGCCGACCCACGGGCTGTACGTGGTGCTGCGCATGGTGGTCACCTGGCTGTCGGCCTGGAGCGGCGTACCAGGCGGCATCTTTGCCCCAGCCCTCACCATCGGAGCCGGCATCGGGCACGACGTGGCCGGCTGGACAGGCCACGCCCATCCGGCCCTGATCGCGCTTGGCATGGCCGGCTTTCTGGCCGGTGCTACGCAGAACCCGTTTACCGCCTTCATCATCGTCATGGAGATGGTCGAGGGCCACGCCATGGTCCTGAGCCTGATGGGCTGCGCGATGCTGTCGAGCGGCATGGCCCGTGTGATCAGCCCACCGCTTTATGTCGCACTCGCTGAACTGCAGTTGCACCGACTGCCTGCCACGCCACCCGGCCAGCAAAAAGGGGCCCGAAGGCCCCTTGAGGATGCGGCGGACACCGCGTCGTGA
- a CDS encoding MFS transporter: protein MTKEEKKVIFASSLGTVFEWYDFYLYGSLAAIIAKQFFAGLDPTSAFIFALLAFAAGFIVRPFGALVFGRLGDMIGRKYTFLVTILLMGASTFIVGILPNYAAIGVAAPVILIILRLLQGLALGGEYGGAATYVAEHAPHGRRGAYTAWIQTTATLGLFLSLLVILGTRTIIGEDAFQDWGWRVPFLVSVILLGISVWIRMSMNESPAFKKMKAEGKTSKAPLSESFGQWKNLKIVILALFGLVAGQAVVWYTGQFYALFFLTQALKVDGATANILVAISLLIGTPFFVVFGTLSDKIGRKPIILAGCLVAALTYFPLFKALTEAANPDLAKAQATAPVTLIANQNECSFQFNPTGTAKFTSSCDIAKQVLAANSVNYENVSGDGVAVIKVGDREIASYSSAGLSADDAKAKDAAFKKEVVQAIRDAGYPAKADPAKLNKPLVIAILTLLVIYVTAVYGPIAAMLVEMFPTRIRYTSMSLPYHIGNGWFGGLLPTTAFAIVAQTGNIYNGLWYPIIVASITFVIGLLFVKETKDVDIYAGD, encoded by the coding sequence ATGACCAAAGAGGAAAAGAAAGTCATTTTCGCCTCGAGTCTGGGTACGGTTTTCGAGTGGTATGACTTCTACCTGTATGGCTCGCTTGCAGCCATCATCGCGAAGCAGTTCTTTGCCGGCCTGGACCCGACGTCCGCCTTCATTTTTGCCCTGCTGGCTTTTGCAGCCGGCTTCATCGTGCGTCCGTTCGGCGCACTGGTCTTCGGTCGCCTCGGCGACATGATCGGCCGCAAATACACCTTCCTGGTGACCATCCTGCTGATGGGGGCCTCCACCTTCATCGTCGGCATCCTGCCCAACTACGCCGCCATCGGCGTGGCCGCCCCGGTCATCCTGATCATCCTGCGCTTGCTGCAAGGCCTGGCACTGGGTGGTGAGTACGGTGGTGCCGCCACCTATGTGGCCGAGCACGCGCCGCACGGCCGTCGTGGTGCCTACACCGCCTGGATCCAGACCACGGCCACGCTGGGTCTGTTCCTGTCGCTGCTGGTGATTCTGGGCACCCGCACCATCATCGGTGAAGACGCCTTCCAGGACTGGGGCTGGCGCGTGCCGTTCCTCGTGTCGGTGATCCTGCTGGGCATCAGCGTGTGGATCCGCATGAGCATGAACGAGTCTCCTGCCTTCAAGAAGATGAAGGCGGAAGGCAAGACCTCCAAGGCCCCGCTGTCCGAGTCCTTCGGTCAGTGGAAGAACCTGAAGATCGTGATCCTGGCCCTGTTCGGTCTGGTCGCTGGTCAGGCTGTGGTCTGGTACACCGGTCAGTTCTATGCCCTGTTCTTCCTGACGCAGGCTTTGAAGGTCGATGGCGCCACCGCCAACATCCTGGTGGCCATCTCGCTGCTGATCGGCACCCCGTTCTTCGTGGTGTTCGGCACGCTGTCTGACAAGATCGGCCGCAAGCCCATCATCCTGGCAGGCTGCCTGGTTGCTGCGCTGACCTACTTCCCGCTGTTCAAGGCCCTGACGGAAGCCGCCAACCCCGATCTGGCCAAGGCCCAGGCCACGGCTCCCGTGACCCTGATCGCCAACCAGAACGAGTGCTCGTTCCAGTTCAACCCGACTGGCACCGCCAAGTTCACCAGCTCGTGCGACATCGCCAAGCAGGTGCTGGCTGCCAACTCGGTGAACTACGAGAACGTGTCCGGTGATGGCGTGGCCGTGATCAAGGTCGGTGACCGCGAGATCGCTTCGTACAGCTCGGCCGGTCTGAGCGCCGACGATGCCAAGGCCAAGGACGCGGCCTTCAAGAAGGAAGTGGTGCAGGCCATCCGTGATGCTGGCTACCCGGCCAAGGCCGATCCGGCCAAGCTGAACAAGCCGCTCGTCATCGCCATCCTGACGCTGCTCGTGATCTACGTGACCGCCGTGTACGGCCCGATCGCGGCCATGCTGGTGGAAATGTTCCCGACCCGCATCCGCTACACCTCGATGTCCCTGCCGTACCACATCGGCAACGGCTGGTTCGGCGGCCTGCTGCCCACCACCGCCTTCGCGATCGTGGCTCAGACCGGCAACATCTACAACGGCCTCTGGTATCCGATCATCGTGGCGTCCATCACCTTCGTGATCGGCCTGCTGTTCGTGAAGGAAACCAAGGACGTGGACATCTACGCCGGCGACTGA
- the ilvD gene encoding dihydroxy-acid dehydratase, translating to MPQYRSRTSTAGRNMAGARALWRATGMKDGDFEKPIIAIANSFTQFVPGHVHLKDLGQLVAREIEAAGGVAKEFNTIAVDDGIAMGHGGMLYSLPSRDLIADSVEYMVNAHTADALVCISNCDKITPGMLMAALRLNIPVVFVSGGPMEAGKAKIEGKVIALDLVDAMVKAADKNCSDEEVAEVERSACPTCGSCSGMFTANSMNCLTEALGLSLPGNGTIVATHADREKLFRKAGRTIVELAKRHYEQDDFSVLPRSIASFKAFENAVALDVAMGGSTNTVLHLLAAAREAEVPFTMADIDRISRKVPCLSKVAPAVPDVHIEDVHRAGGIMSILGELARGGLLHTDVPTVHSPTMADAIANWDVKVTQDEAVHTFYKAAPGGIPTQVAFSQDSRWKALDLDREKGVIRAATHAFTKDGGLAVLYGNIAEKGCIVKTAGVDESIWTFTGTARVYESQEDAVEGILGEEVQAGDVVVIRYEGPKGGPGMQEMLYPTSYLKSRGLGKQCALLTDGRFSGGTSGLSIGHASPEAGMGGAIALVENGDRIEIDIPNRRIHLAISDEALAARRAAMEAKGDQAWKPVNRQRMVSAALQAYALLTTSADTGAVRDINQLKR from the coding sequence ATGCCCCAGTACCGTTCCCGCACTTCCACCGCCGGTCGCAACATGGCGGGCGCCCGCGCCCTGTGGCGCGCCACGGGCATGAAGGACGGCGATTTCGAGAAGCCGATCATCGCGATCGCCAACAGCTTCACGCAGTTCGTGCCCGGCCACGTCCACCTGAAAGACCTCGGCCAGCTGGTGGCCCGTGAGATCGAGGCGGCCGGTGGCGTGGCCAAGGAATTCAACACCATCGCGGTGGACGACGGCATCGCCATGGGCCACGGCGGCATGCTGTACTCGCTGCCCTCGCGTGACCTGATCGCCGACAGCGTCGAATACATGGTCAACGCCCACACCGCCGACGCGCTGGTGTGCATCTCCAACTGCGACAAGATCACCCCGGGCATGCTGATGGCGGCCCTGCGCCTGAACATCCCCGTGGTGTTCGTCTCGGGTGGCCCGATGGAGGCCGGCAAGGCCAAGATCGAGGGCAAGGTCATTGCGCTGGACCTGGTTGACGCCATGGTCAAGGCGGCCGACAAGAACTGCTCCGACGAGGAGGTGGCCGAGGTCGAGCGCTCGGCCTGCCCGACCTGCGGGTCGTGCTCCGGCATGTTCACGGCCAACTCGATGAACTGCCTGACCGAGGCCCTGGGCCTGTCGTTGCCGGGCAATGGCACCATCGTGGCCACGCACGCCGACCGCGAAAAGCTGTTCCGCAAGGCCGGTCGCACCATCGTCGAGCTGGCCAAGCGCCACTACGAGCAGGACGACTTCAGCGTGCTGCCGCGCAGCATTGCGAGCTTCAAGGCCTTCGAGAACGCCGTGGCGCTCGACGTGGCCATGGGCGGCTCGACCAACACCGTGCTGCACCTGCTGGCGGCGGCCCGCGAGGCCGAAGTGCCGTTCACGATGGCCGACATCGACCGCATCTCGCGCAAGGTGCCGTGCCTGAGCAAGGTCGCCCCGGCCGTGCCCGACGTGCACATCGAAGACGTGCACCGTGCGGGTGGCATCATGTCGATCCTGGGCGAGCTGGCCCGTGGTGGCCTGCTGCACACCGACGTGCCCACCGTCCACAGCCCGACCATGGCCGATGCCATCGCAAACTGGGACGTCAAGGTCACCCAGGACGAAGCGGTTCACACGTTCTACAAGGCAGCCCCGGGCGGCATCCCCACGCAGGTGGCGTTCTCGCAGGACAGCCGCTGGAAGGCGCTCGACCTCGACCGTGAGAAGGGCGTGATCCGCGCGGCGACCCATGCCTTCACGAAGGACGGCGGTCTGGCCGTGCTGTACGGCAACATCGCCGAGAAGGGCTGCATCGTGAAGACGGCCGGCGTCGACGAGTCGATCTGGACGTTCACTGGCACCGCCCGTGTCTATGAAAGCCAGGAAGACGCCGTCGAAGGCATCCTGGGTGAAGAAGTCCAGGCTGGCGACGTGGTCGTGATCCGCTACGAAGGCCCGAAGGGCGGCCCGGGTATGCAGGAAATGCTGTACCCGACGTCTTACCTGAAGAGCCGCGGCCTGGGCAAGCAGTGTGCGCTGCTGACCGATGGTCGTTTCTCGGGCGGCACCTCCGGTCTCTCCATCGGCCACGCCTCGCCCGAGGCCGGCATGGGTGGCGCCATTGCGCTGGTCGAGAACGGCGACAGGATCGAGATCGACATCCCGAACCGTCGCATCCACCTGGCCATCAGCGACGAGGCGCTGGCCGCCCGCCGTGCCGCCATGGAAGCCAAGGGCGATCAGGCCTGGAAGCCGGTCAATCGCCAGCGGATGGTGTCGGCCGCGCTGCAGGCTTATGCGCTGCTCACCACGTCGGCAGACACGGGCGCGGTGCGCGACATCAACCAGCTCAAGCGCTGA
- a CDS encoding fumarate hydratase, with protein MTTIRHDDLVESVAAALQYISYYHPADYIAHLARAYEREESPAAKDAIAQILTNSRMCAEGKRPICQDTGIVNVFLKIGMGVKWEGFGNRSIQDAVDEGVRRGYNNPDNKLRASVLSDPIFERKNTKDNTPAVVFMELVPGDKVDVTVAAKGGGSENKSKVYMLNPSDNIVDWVLKTVPTMGAGWCPPGMLGIGVGGTAEKAALLAKESLMDDIDMYELLQRGPQNKLEELRIELYEKVNALGIGAQGLGGLTTVLDVKIKTYPTHAASKPIAMIPNCAATRHAHFVMDGSGPVYLDPPSLDLWPNVHWAPDYNKSKRVDLNTLTPAEVASWKPGDTLLLNGKMLTGRDAAHKRIQDMLAKGEKLPVDFTNRVIYYVGPVDPVRDEVVGPAGPTTATRMDKFTDMMLEQTGLIAMVGKAERGPVAIESIKKHKSAYLMAVGGSAYLVSKAIKAAKVVGFEDLGMEAIYEFDVVDMPVTVAVDAGGTSAHIEGPKVWQAKIGKIPVSVA; from the coding sequence ATGACGACCATTCGCCACGACGACCTCGTTGAAAGCGTCGCTGCCGCCCTGCAGTACATCTCGTACTACCACCCTGCCGACTACATCGCTCACCTGGCGCGCGCCTACGAGCGCGAGGAAAGCCCGGCGGCCAAGGACGCGATCGCGCAGATCCTGACGAACTCGCGCATGTGTGCCGAGGGCAAGCGCCCGATCTGCCAGGACACCGGCATCGTGAACGTCTTCCTGAAGATCGGGATGGGCGTGAAGTGGGAGGGTTTTGGCAACCGCAGCATCCAGGATGCCGTGGACGAAGGCGTGCGCCGGGGCTACAACAACCCGGACAACAAGCTGCGCGCCTCGGTGCTGAGCGACCCGATCTTCGAGCGCAAGAACACCAAGGACAACACGCCGGCCGTGGTGTTCATGGAGCTGGTGCCGGGCGACAAGGTCGACGTGACCGTGGCCGCCAAGGGCGGCGGCTCGGAAAACAAGTCCAAGGTCTACATGCTCAACCCGTCGGACAACATCGTCGACTGGGTGCTCAAGACCGTGCCGACCATGGGCGCTGGCTGGTGCCCGCCCGGCATGCTGGGCATCGGCGTCGGCGGCACGGCTGAGAAGGCCGCGCTGTTGGCCAAAGAGTCGCTGATGGACGACATCGACATGTACGAGCTGCTGCAGCGCGGCCCGCAGAACAAGCTGGAAGAGCTGCGCATCGAGCTGTACGAGAAGGTCAACGCCCTGGGTATTGGTGCGCAAGGCCTGGGTGGCCTGACCACCGTGCTCGACGTCAAGATCAAGACCTACCCGACGCACGCAGCCTCCAAGCCGATCGCCATGATCCCGAACTGCGCGGCCACCCGCCATGCGCACTTCGTGATGGACGGCTCGGGCCCGGTCTACCTGGATCCGCCCAGCCTCGACCTGTGGCCCAACGTGCACTGGGCGCCGGACTACAACAAGTCCAAGCGCGTCGACCTCAACACGCTGACGCCGGCCGAAGTGGCCAGCTGGAAGCCGGGCGACACCCTGCTGCTCAACGGCAAGATGCTGACCGGCCGCGATGCCGCGCACAAGCGCATCCAGGACATGCTCGCCAAGGGTGAGAAGCTGCCGGTCGATTTCACCAACCGCGTCATCTACTACGTGGGCCCGGTCGACCCGGTGCGTGACGAAGTGGTCGGCCCCGCAGGCCCCACCACCGCCACCCGCATGGACAAGTTCACCGACATGATGCTGGAGCAGACCGGCCTGATCGCCATGGTGGGCAAGGCCGAGCGCGGCCCGGTCGCCATCGAGTCGATCAAGAAGCACAAGTCGGCTTACCTGATGGCCGTGGGCGGCTCGGCTTACCTCGTGTCCAAGGCCATCAAGGCCGCCAAGGTGGTGGGCTTCGAAGACCTCGGCATGGAAGCCATCTACGAGTTCGACGTGGTCGACATGCCGGTGACGGTGGCGGTCGATGCCGGCGGCACCAGCGCCCACATCGAGGGTCCGAAGGTGTGGCAGGCCAAGATCGGCAAGATCCCTGTCAGCGTGGCCTGA
- a CDS encoding TIGR04438 family Trp-rich protein → MWFVLIGVALLVMWLGGIGPVGEWTWSSHWWALCLPFGLAAVWWWWSDTTGRTQRLAMDKVAAKREARRQKAVDAMGVQNPRKRR, encoded by the coding sequence ATGTGGTTTGTGTTGATCGGCGTGGCCTTGCTGGTGATGTGGCTGGGTGGCATTGGCCCGGTGGGCGAGTGGACGTGGTCGTCGCACTGGTGGGCACTGTGCCTGCCCTTCGGGCTGGCGGCGGTGTGGTGGTGGTGGTCCGACACCACGGGGCGGACGCAGCGGCTGGCGATGGACAAGGTGGCCGCCAAGCGCGAGGCGCGCCGACAGAAGGCCGTCGACGCCATGGGCGTGCAGAACCCCCGTAAGCGGCGCTGA